CACGGATGCTCTAGAGGCCATCACTGCATCTTATCAAAATTCCGTGTTCGATGAATTCGTTGAACCTAGCGTAATTGTAGACAGTGAAGGTAAGCCAGTAACGGCAGTAGAGAGCGGCGATTCCGTCGTGTTCCTCAACTTCCGCCCTGACCGTGCTATTCAATTGTCACAAGTGTTCACGAATCAAGATTTCCGCGGTTTCGACCGGGGTCCTTTGTTCCCGCAAGACCTGCACTTCGTATGCCTGACTACTTTCAGCGAAACGGTACAAGGTTATGTAGCCTATTCACCGAAGAACCTGGATAACACATTGGGTGAAGTGCTTGTGCAGAACAACAAGAAGCAACTGCGCATCGCGGAAACTGAGAAGTATCCGCACGTAACTTTCTTCTTTAGTGGTGGACGTGATGAGGAGCTTCCTGGAGAAACTCGTATCTTAATCAACTCTCCTAAAGTGGCAACTTATGATCTTCAACCTGAGATGAGTGCTTACGAAGTGGCTGCAGCCTGCGTAGCAGAAATCGAAGCGGAAAGACAGGATGCTATTATCCTTAACTTTGCAAACCCTGATATGGTTGGACACTCCGGTATGCTGGAGCCAACAATTAAGGCTGTAGAGGTAACTGATGAGTGTGTTGGTAAAGTAGTGGACGCAGTGGTTGCCAAAGGTGGCGTTGCGATCATTATCGCCGATCACGGTAATGCAGACATGGTGTTTGATGAGAACGGTCGTCCGTTCACAGCTCATACCACTAACCCGGTTCCATTCATCCTTACGGATGAAAATGTTGTATTGCGCGATCGCGGTATCCTTGCGGATGTAGCACCAACCATTCTGGATCTGATGGGACTTCCACAACCTGCGGAAATGACCGGTCAATCCATGATCGCTAGTCGCAAATAAGGAAACAGTACCTAAGATTAAGCTTCAA
The window above is part of the Paenibacillus sp. FSL K6-0276 genome. Proteins encoded here:
- the gpmI gene encoding 2,3-bisphosphoglycerate-independent phosphoglycerate mutase produces the protein MSAPKPVALIIMDGFGLRGTSEGNAVAQANKPNYDRYLKQYPNTTLTACGEAVGLPEGQMGNSEVGHLNIGAGRIVYQDLTRIDKSIREGEFFDNETLVTAVRNAKNTGKKLHLYALVSDGGVHSHINHLFAMLDLAKKEDMHEVYIHAFMDGRDVAPDSGKNFVQDLVAKIEVVGVGTIATVSGRYYAMDRDKRWERVEKAYRAMVYGEGPKYTDALEAITASYQNSVFDEFVEPSVIVDSEGKPVTAVESGDSVVFLNFRPDRAIQLSQVFTNQDFRGFDRGPLFPQDLHFVCLTTFSETVQGYVAYSPKNLDNTLGEVLVQNNKKQLRIAETEKYPHVTFFFSGGRDEELPGETRILINSPKVATYDLQPEMSAYEVAAACVAEIEAERQDAIILNFANPDMVGHSGMLEPTIKAVEVTDECVGKVVDAVVAKGGVAIIIADHGNADMVFDENGRPFTAHTTNPVPFILTDENVVLRDRGILADVAPTILDLMGLPQPAEMTGQSMIASRK